A genomic segment from Pediococcus acidilactici encodes:
- the purS gene encoding phosphoribosylformylglycinamidine synthase subunit PurS: MYKAKVYVTYKESILDPQGAAIKKALHHLNYQEVQKVTVGKYFEIQVVDGGQNVNEQIQKMCDELLANVNMETYRFEIQDVQEDEK, translated from the coding sequence ATGTACAAAGCTAAAGTTTACGTCACTTATAAAGAATCTATTTTGGATCCTCAAGGAGCCGCCATTAAAAAAGCACTTCATCATTTGAATTACCAAGAGGTCCAAAAAGTGACGGTTGGAAAATATTTCGAAATCCAGGTGGTCGATGGCGGACAAAACGTTAACGAACAAATCCAAAAAATGTGTGATGAATTATTAGCCAACGTTAACATGGAAACTTACCGTTTTGAGATTCAAGACGTTCAGGAGGACGAAAAATGA
- a CDS encoding phosphoribosylaminoimidazolesuccinocarboxamide synthase: MKKTTLIKEGKAKRLYSTDEANVVWVEYLDQATALNGKRKDQVIGKGALNNQIDCILFKMLDAKGIHTDFIKKISDNEQLNYKVDVIPLEVVVRNAAAGSFQRKFAVPYLQEFDQPLVEFFYKSDELDDPFINTNQAVALKIISYAEGEVLERLALQINRLLKERFRQACLQLVDFKVEFGKTADGKIILADEISPDSCRLVDLTTKTSLDKDVFRKKTGDLVTVYQEVLRRLINSREEAHVQS; encoded by the coding sequence ATGAAGAAAACGACGTTAATTAAAGAGGGTAAAGCTAAACGATTGTATAGTACGGATGAGGCGAACGTGGTGTGGGTTGAGTACCTGGATCAGGCAACGGCGTTAAATGGTAAACGAAAGGACCAAGTTATTGGTAAGGGAGCTTTGAACAATCAGATCGATTGCATCCTTTTTAAAATGCTGGATGCAAAAGGGATTCATACGGACTTTATTAAAAAAATTTCCGATAACGAACAATTAAATTATAAAGTAGACGTTATTCCACTAGAGGTAGTCGTACGTAATGCAGCAGCGGGCAGTTTTCAACGAAAATTTGCGGTGCCGTATTTACAAGAGTTCGACCAACCGCTTGTGGAATTTTTTTATAAATCCGACGAATTGGATGATCCATTCATCAACACTAATCAAGCCGTTGCTCTGAAAATTATTAGTTACGCAGAAGGTGAAGTCCTTGAAAGATTAGCGCTCCAAATTAATCGGTTGTTAAAGGAACGGTTTCGGCAAGCTTGTTTGCAACTGGTGGACTTCAAGGTTGAATTTGGCAAAACCGCAGATGGAAAAATTATTCTTGCGGACGAAATTTCACCTGATTCTTGCCGTTTGGTAGACCTAACCACTAAGACTTCCTTAGATAAGGATGTTTTCCGCAAAAAAACGGGCGATCTGGTGACGGTTTATCAAGAGGTGCTCCGGCGTTTAATAAATTCACGGGAGGAAGCGCATGTACAAAGCTAA
- the purK gene encoding 5-(carboxyamino)imidazole ribonucleotide synthase: MKSSGEAGIYLPPATIGIIGGGQLGQMIALAAKAMGYKVGILDPTPNCPAGQVSDFQIVAAYNDQQALLKMAERSDVLTYEFENVDLTSLEAAQKLAALPQGTNLLYVTSDRLREKHFLTSHDLPTTPYLPVSNPTELNDAITKLGYPCILKSCEGGYDGHGQQDINSEADLPAGRSLVSQTPCILEKRQKFSKELSVMVTRSRDGQVRCFPVAENIHHNHILHQSVVPARVTKEVQQKAQKIARQIAQGLCLRGVLGIEFFLLADDRLLVNELAPRPHNSGHYSIEACNISQFEAHVRSICGLEIPKITQPVPAVMVNLLGQHLTLARKRLAQRPHWHFHDYGKAEGRVNRKMGHITLLGELQPSLDSIQAEKIWEISNEENDVN; this comes from the coding sequence GTGAAAAGCAGTGGTGAAGCGGGTATATACCTACCGCCAGCAACGATTGGAATTATTGGCGGCGGCCAATTAGGCCAGATGATCGCTCTGGCTGCCAAGGCAATGGGATATAAGGTGGGCATTTTAGATCCGACCCCTAACTGTCCGGCTGGTCAGGTTAGTGATTTTCAAATCGTGGCCGCTTATAACGACCAGCAAGCGCTATTAAAGATGGCCGAACGTAGCGACGTTTTAACTTATGAATTTGAAAATGTCGATTTAACTAGCTTAGAGGCTGCACAAAAGTTAGCGGCTCTTCCACAAGGAACTAATTTACTATACGTAACTAGTGATCGTCTTCGTGAAAAACATTTTCTTACTAGCCACGACCTCCCGACAACGCCTTATCTACCCGTCAGCAATCCTACTGAGCTAAATGACGCGATTACTAAGCTAGGATACCCTTGCATTTTAAAATCTTGTGAGGGCGGTTATGACGGACATGGTCAGCAAGATATTAATTCGGAGGCCGATTTGCCAGCGGGCCGGAGTTTAGTATCCCAAACACCGTGCATTTTGGAAAAGCGTCAGAAATTCAGCAAAGAATTATCGGTAATGGTGACGCGAAGTCGGGATGGCCAGGTGCGATGTTTTCCAGTAGCGGAAAATATCCATCACAACCATATTCTCCATCAAAGCGTTGTCCCGGCGCGGGTAACAAAAGAGGTTCAGCAAAAAGCACAAAAAATTGCTCGCCAAATTGCGCAAGGTTTATGTTTACGAGGAGTATTGGGGATTGAATTCTTCTTGTTAGCTGATGATCGTTTGTTAGTGAATGAATTAGCACCTCGTCCCCATAATTCGGGACATTACTCGATTGAAGCCTGTAACATTTCACAATTTGAAGCCCACGTTCGCAGTATCTGTGGACTTGAAATACCGAAAATTACGCAACCCGTCCCCGCAGTGATGGTCAATTTACTCGGACAACATTTAACATTAGCCCGCAAAAGGCTAGCACAACGGCCGCATTGGCATTTTCACGATTACGGCAAAGCGGAAGGTCGGGTAAACCGGAAGATGGGGCACATTACTTTGTTAGGCGAACTGCAACCAAGCTTAGATTCAATTCAAGCGGAAAAGATTTGGGAGATTAGCAATGAAGAAAACGACGTTAATTAA
- the purE gene encoding 5-(carboxyamino)imidazole ribonucleotide mutase, whose product MKKIAVVMGSISDWPTMKETAAMLDKFGVAYERHVISAHRMPSELQKFGEQAQKDGYGVIIAGAGGAAHLPGMLAANTILPVVGVPIESHALHGLDSLLSIVQMPSGEPVATTAIGEAGAKNAALLAIEILAVAEPRLANKMVEFRQEQTQEAQNSEKQW is encoded by the coding sequence ATGAAAAAAATTGCGGTAGTGATGGGATCAATTTCCGATTGGCCCACGATGAAGGAAACGGCAGCGATGCTTGATAAGTTCGGGGTGGCTTATGAGCGACACGTAATATCAGCGCATCGGATGCCTAGTGAACTTCAAAAATTTGGTGAGCAAGCTCAAAAAGATGGTTATGGGGTAATAATTGCAGGAGCTGGTGGAGCTGCGCATTTACCAGGAATGTTAGCGGCCAACACCATTTTACCGGTGGTGGGCGTCCCGATTGAAAGTCATGCGTTGCACGGTTTGGACTCTTTATTGTCGATTGTGCAGATGCCCAGCGGGGAGCCGGTAGCAACCACGGCAATTGGAGAGGCCGGGGCTAAAAATGCAGCTTTACTGGCAATCGAAATTTTAGCGGTTGCCGAACCGCGGCTTGCTAATAAAATGGTTGAATTTCGTCAAGAACAAACACAGGAGGCCCAAAATAGTGAAAAGCAGTGGTGA
- a CDS encoding DUF4931 domain-containing protein, producing MNKLIFNPRIAKNKPNDVNKSNEKCPFCNVDNLENILCSNGSKIWLMNKYRTLENATQTLIIESAKHRGDFSNYSEKECFEIISFALSKWEEMNQSQKYQSVALYKNFGPLSGGSLQHPHLQIVGFEDLNCNANVCKLNFKGPLIFSKIGISLTISDSPIMGFTEVNVCLEDERRVRFFAEMIRKVCKYFVQEYYDGRCNSYNLFFYKIDTKVFAKVIPRFVDSPYFVGYRIPQVNDEERTQKIVEELRQYVNNDENEITLSENYL from the coding sequence ATGAACAAGTTGATTTTTAACCCACGAATTGCTAAAAACAAGCCTAATGACGTAAACAAAAGTAATGAGAAATGTCCCTTTTGCAACGTGGATAATTTGGAAAATATTTTGTGTAGTAACGGTTCCAAAATATGGCTTATGAATAAGTACAGGACTTTAGAAAATGCCACTCAAACTTTGATAATTGAATCGGCAAAGCATAGAGGTGATTTTTCAAATTATTCTGAAAAAGAATGCTTTGAAATAATAAGCTTTGCATTAAGTAAATGGGAGGAAATGAATCAATCCCAAAAATACCAGAGTGTGGCTCTATATAAAAATTTTGGACCATTGTCGGGTGGCAGTTTACAACATCCCCATCTGCAAATAGTAGGATTTGAGGATTTAAATTGTAATGCAAACGTATGTAAATTGAATTTCAAAGGTCCACTAATTTTTTCAAAAATTGGAATAAGTCTAACAATTTCAGATTCACCAATAATGGGATTTACAGAAGTTAATGTTTGTTTAGAAGATGAACGACGGGTTAGATTTTTTGCTGAAATGATTCGAAAAGTATGTAAATATTTTGTGCAAGAATATTACGATGGCCGGTGCAATTCATATAATTTATTTTTTTACAAAATTGATACTAAAGTATTTGCTAAAGTGATTCCTCGTTTCGTTGATTCTCCTTATTTTGTTGGATATCGCATTCCACAAGTTAACGATGAAGAACGAACGCAAAAAATTGTGGAAGAGTTACGTCAGTACGTGAATAATGATGAAAATGAGATAACACTATCTGAAAATTATTTGTGA
- the thiE gene encoding thiamine phosphate synthase — MLEKPLLYLVTGRLELDQQQFLERIELACQGGVDLLQLREKEISSGEYYKLASHVKKITDRYQVPLIIDDQVAIAQAVDAAGVHLGQADLPVAVARRILGPDKIIGATTKTVAQARRAVEEGANYLGVGAIFPTTTHVKTVHTSVATLKQIKQEAKITVFAIGGLNAENLSVLRNTNVDGVAVVSAIMKAPDIKQAIQHLRTALSDFLN, encoded by the coding sequence ATGTTGGAAAAGCCGTTACTTTACCTCGTTACGGGCCGGCTAGAATTAGACCAACAACAATTTTTAGAAAGGATTGAGTTGGCTTGCCAGGGAGGAGTTGATTTACTCCAGCTACGGGAAAAAGAAATTAGCAGTGGTGAATACTATAAATTGGCGAGTCATGTAAAAAAGATTACCGACCGTTACCAAGTTCCGTTAATAATCGATGACCAGGTGGCGATTGCGCAAGCTGTTGATGCTGCGGGTGTTCATCTTGGACAAGCTGATTTACCAGTGGCGGTAGCACGGCGAATTTTAGGGCCCGATAAAATTATTGGAGCGACTACTAAAACTGTTGCGCAAGCACGGCGCGCGGTTGAAGAGGGGGCTAACTACTTGGGAGTGGGAGCAATTTTTCCCACTACGACCCACGTTAAAACCGTCCACACCAGTGTTGCAACGCTAAAACAAATTAAGCAGGAAGCGAAAATAACGGTTTTTGCAATTGGCGGGTTAAATGCGGAAAACCTGTCCGTTTTGCGGAATACGAATGTCGACGGAGTTGCAGTAGTTTCGGCAATCATGAAGGCACCAGACATTAAGCAAGCAATCCAACATTTAAGAACTGCACTTAGTGATTTTTTGAATTAG
- the thiS gene encoding sulfur carrier protein ThiS yields the protein MAIVNGTENLQANKQNLLVFLKDNYTKTDNLAVELNGEIIANQQLSTVTIQPTDHLEIIAFVGGG from the coding sequence ATGGCAATCGTTAACGGCACAGAAAATTTACAAGCTAATAAGCAAAATTTACTCGTCTTTTTAAAAGACAATTACACGAAAACTGACAATCTGGCGGTTGAACTAAACGGCGAAATAATTGCCAATCAGCAATTAAGTACCGTTACCATTCAACCGACGGACCATTTGGAAATAATTGCTTTTGTGGGAGGAGGTTAA
- the thiF gene encoding sulfur carrier protein ThiS adenylyltransferase ThiF encodes MTSRNVIHATQPLTDAHVAIAGAGGLGSNIAIALARIGIGHLTLIDFDQVELSNLNRQQYKLNQVGMAKVMALKQNIEEFNPFISLTALQVRVNAANITDLFTNADVICEAFDDPAAKALLLRECSRLFPQKPLVMASGMAGIHPANQIKTKQLNQHVYIVGDGVSTGQEGLMAPRVMVAAGHQANQIVRLIVGNSSD; translated from the coding sequence ATGACCAGTCGAAACGTTATCCACGCTACCCAACCACTCACCGATGCACACGTCGCCATTGCAGGTGCAGGAGGGTTGGGCTCAAACATTGCAATTGCTTTAGCACGAATTGGAATTGGGCACTTAACTTTAATTGATTTTGATCAAGTAGAATTGAGTAACTTGAATCGTCAACAGTATAAATTGAACCAGGTCGGAATGGCAAAAGTGATGGCTCTCAAGCAAAACATTGAAGAGTTTAATCCCTTCATCTCCCTGACTGCCCTGCAAGTAAGGGTTAACGCGGCTAATATAACGGATTTGTTTACCAATGCTGACGTAATCTGTGAGGCGTTTGATGATCCCGCCGCCAAAGCACTGCTTTTACGGGAATGTAGCCGTTTATTTCCTCAAAAGCCGCTGGTAATGGCTAGCGGGATGGCGGGAATTCATCCGGCTAACCAAATTAAGACTAAGCAACTTAACCAACATGTTTATATCGTTGGCGATGGCGTTTCAACCGGTCAGGAAGGACTAATGGCTCCTCGTGTAATGGTTGCGGCTGGGCACCAAGCTAACCAAATTGTTCGATTAATTGTAGGTAATTCATCCGATTAA
- a CDS encoding thiazole synthase, translated as MTSNNDCLTIKGHQFNSRFILGSGKYDYNLIKAAVKNAHAEIITMALRRTTNATEDILNYLPDQVTILPNTSGSTNAEEAVRIAHIARELSGSDFIKLEVIPDRKYLLPDNQETVKATRILAQEGFIVLPYMLPDLNTAKQLVDAGAATVMPLASPIGSNLGLANKNLIQILIDEIELPIIVDAGIGSPSQAAEAMEMGADAVMANTAIATADNIPLMAEAFRIGIEAGRKAYLAGLGRVVNHKAVASSPLQGISKQ; from the coding sequence ATGACATCTAATAATGATTGCTTAACCATTAAAGGCCATCAATTTAATTCTCGCTTTATTTTAGGCTCTGGAAAATACGACTACAACTTGATTAAGGCGGCCGTAAAGAACGCCCACGCGGAAATTATTACCATGGCCCTTCGCCGAACCACTAATGCAACGGAAGACATTCTCAATTACTTGCCTGATCAAGTTACAATTTTGCCTAACACTTCGGGTTCAACCAATGCCGAAGAAGCTGTTCGAATTGCCCATATAGCTCGTGAACTTAGTGGCAGTGATTTTATCAAACTGGAAGTAATTCCAGACAGAAAGTACTTACTACCCGACAACCAAGAAACGGTTAAAGCCACTCGGATACTTGCACAGGAAGGCTTTATTGTCTTACCATACATGCTTCCTGACTTAAACACCGCAAAACAACTGGTGGATGCGGGAGCGGCCACCGTCATGCCGCTAGCTTCCCCGATTGGTTCAAATTTAGGATTAGCCAATAAAAATTTAATCCAAATTTTAATCGATGAAATCGAACTCCCCATCATTGTGGACGCGGGCATTGGTAGTCCTAGCCAAGCAGCAGAAGCAATGGAAATGGGCGCGGATGCGGTAATGGCTAACACCGCCATCGCTACTGCTGATAACATTCCCCTAATGGCAGAAGCATTTCGGATAGGAATCGAAGCCGGTCGGAAAGCCTACTTAGCAGGTTTAGGTCGGGTAGTTAACCATAAAGCCGTGGCTTCTTCCCCACTGCAAGGAATTAGTAAGCAATGA
- a CDS encoding M20 family metallo-hydrolase, producing MTIIPDLNDQLQLIAHASPTFPKQNRLVYSPAWTTAQQQLIQWALAGGLTVSVDDYGNVYADLVGKDDAKVVATGSHIDTVKDGGIFDGLYGVLAGINALIKLKQRYGQPQLSLRAISFSEEEGSRFPTTFSGSRYYVQKARLNNLVDANGIDFNEARQNAVQSLLALPQVNHQQPALPATFTELHIEQGPVLEATHRQIGLVNRIVGQRRLLFTLIGQANHAGTTPPKFRHDAFQAALELINQFNQFATKFDPDFRFTIGHFVTFPNVANVIPGEVQFSVDFRHPNEEHLKYFDQLLHKAAAQRIDAEIKLKIDYASKSKPVKLASNLLRLNQTIAHHLNYSTMILSSGAGHDSQIMGSSVPTAMIFVPSKAGISHTFTECTDQADLEAGFHVLTESLYQQAYLN from the coding sequence ATGACCATCATCCCTGATTTAAATGACCAATTGCAATTAATCGCCCACGCTTCACCCACTTTTCCTAAGCAAAATCGGTTAGTCTATAGTCCAGCATGGACAACCGCCCAGCAACAGCTCATCCAATGGGCTCTAGCAGGCGGATTAACCGTCAGTGTTGATGACTATGGTAACGTCTATGCTGATTTAGTCGGAAAAGACGACGCAAAGGTAGTGGCGACGGGTTCGCACATTGACACGGTCAAAGACGGGGGGATTTTTGATGGGCTATACGGTGTTTTAGCCGGAATAAATGCCTTGATCAAGCTTAAACAACGCTATGGACAACCCCAGCTTTCTTTACGTGCAATTTCATTTAGCGAAGAGGAAGGTAGTCGCTTTCCCACCACTTTTAGCGGCTCAAGGTACTATGTCCAAAAGGCCCGCTTAAATAATTTGGTCGATGCTAACGGCATTGATTTTAACGAGGCACGGCAAAATGCTGTTCAAAGTTTGCTAGCATTACCGCAAGTTAACCATCAACAACCTGCCCTTCCAGCCACCTTCACCGAATTGCACATCGAGCAAGGTCCCGTTTTAGAAGCCACTCACCGTCAAATCGGATTAGTTAACCGGATTGTAGGCCAACGGCGGTTGCTATTCACATTAATTGGACAGGCTAACCACGCGGGAACTACCCCTCCCAAATTTCGGCACGATGCTTTTCAAGCTGCCCTTGAGTTAATTAACCAGTTTAACCAATTTGCCACTAAATTCGACCCGGACTTTCGCTTTACGATCGGCCACTTCGTAACCTTTCCTAACGTTGCCAACGTAATTCCTGGAGAAGTGCAGTTCAGCGTAGATTTCCGCCATCCCAACGAAGAACACTTAAAATACTTTGACCAGCTTCTTCATAAGGCGGCCGCCCAGCGAATAGATGCCGAAATTAAACTAAAAATTGATTACGCATCGAAATCCAAACCCGTTAAATTAGCTTCCAATTTACTGCGCTTAAACCAAACCATTGCCCACCATTTAAACTATTCCACGATGATTCTATCTTCTGGAGCGGGACATGATAGCCAAATCATGGGTTCATCTGTACCAACGGCCATGATTTTCGTCCCCAGTAAAGCCGGCATTAGTCACACTTTTACCGAATGTACTGACCAAGCTGATCTCGAAGCTGGGTTTCATGTACTAACCGAGAGTTTATATCAGCAAGCGTATTTAAATTAA
- a CDS encoding dicarboxylate/amino acid:cation symporter, which produces MAQRLLTRKFAPSFTLLIFMGTLVGSLLGLSFGRQLSFLNIGGELFLNLLQMTIVPLVFCSVVNALGHLDAANLKKVGAKILFWFSTTTFFAGIIGIGLGFLMHAKLPADSSPPAVQATLSVNWQKTLLNLVPQNIFNAFAQGNVSQIIIFAIFLGTLLSYSNRQHHYDQLLTLVTQLNDLIIQLITLIMRIAPLGIACLMVKTTATHGITLLLPLLYFLFLYGSGVVVFLVFLTLLTIWRTQIPLVKLFKGLNRILLVAFTTTSSAVTLPVELMDVQHRLGVSKSVSELVLPLGMVLNSNGLAMYLALVCTAIAQIYHLPLTTPKLVEFILLAVLLCVGTITAPGGGIMALTIAVTTLHLPAESIALFASIDWFVGMFRTVANVIGDVTTAVIIDHEEAG; this is translated from the coding sequence TTGGCACAACGTTTACTGACTCGAAAATTTGCTCCGTCATTCACCTTGTTAATCTTTATGGGTACACTAGTGGGGAGCCTTTTGGGGTTAAGTTTTGGTCGCCAACTATCCTTCTTGAATATTGGTGGTGAGCTTTTCTTAAATCTCCTCCAAATGACGATTGTTCCCTTAGTCTTCTGCAGCGTGGTTAACGCACTTGGTCACCTTGATGCCGCTAATCTTAAAAAAGTCGGTGCAAAAATATTATTTTGGTTCTCGACGACCACCTTCTTTGCCGGGATAATCGGAATCGGACTAGGTTTCTTGATGCATGCCAAATTGCCTGCGGATAGTTCCCCACCCGCAGTTCAGGCTACTTTGTCCGTAAATTGGCAAAAAACTCTACTTAATTTAGTTCCGCAAAATATTTTTAACGCCTTTGCCCAAGGAAACGTTAGCCAGATTATTATTTTTGCAATTTTTCTGGGTACCCTGCTAAGCTATAGCAATCGCCAGCACCATTATGACCAATTGCTTACCTTGGTTACCCAACTAAATGATTTAATTATCCAATTGATAACCTTAATTATGCGGATTGCCCCATTAGGAATTGCTTGTTTGATGGTCAAAACTACTGCCACTCACGGAATCACTCTACTATTACCGCTACTTTACTTTTTGTTTTTATACGGGAGCGGTGTCGTTGTATTTTTAGTATTCTTAACGTTACTCACCATTTGGCGCACGCAAATCCCGCTTGTTAAATTGTTCAAGGGGCTCAACCGCATACTGCTCGTGGCGTTTACCACTACTTCTTCAGCAGTTACCCTTCCGGTTGAGTTAATGGATGTTCAGCACCGGCTTGGCGTCAGTAAATCAGTCAGCGAATTAGTTTTGCCGTTAGGGATGGTCTTAAATAGTAATGGTCTAGCAATGTATCTTGCTTTAGTTTGCACCGCCATTGCTCAAATCTACCACCTTCCCCTCACTACCCCTAAATTAGTCGAATTTATTCTTTTGGCAGTTCTCCTATGCGTGGGAACGATCACGGCACCCGGCGGCGGAATCATGGCACTGACCATTGCGGTAACCACCCTCCATTTGCCAGCGGAAAGTATCGCACTATTTGCTAGCATAGACTGGTTTGTAGGCATGTTTCGCACCGTAGCCAACGTAATTGGGGACGTAACTACAGCAGTAATCATTGATCATGAAGAAGCTGGTTGA
- the ndk gene encoding nucleoside-diphosphate kinase, with product MDQERILILVKPDGVSLGHIGEVITRLERKGYEIDALKVTKATDSQLQRHYAKLVDKPFFKEIETYMLEGKIVAMIASGTRVIEVFHRMAGATNPSEAAFGTIRGDLGREWPDGLLRNVVHSSDSVESAEREIKIWFPELS from the coding sequence ATGGACCAAGAACGTATTTTAATTTTAGTAAAGCCTGATGGAGTCAGTTTAGGACACATCGGCGAAGTAATTACGCGTCTAGAACGGAAGGGTTACGAAATTGATGCGCTTAAAGTTACTAAGGCTACGGATAGTCAACTACAGCGTCACTACGCTAAGTTAGTTGATAAACCATTCTTTAAGGAAATTGAAACATACATGTTGGAAGGCAAAATCGTGGCCATGATTGCTAGTGGAACTCGGGTAATTGAAGTGTTCCATCGGATGGCGGGAGCTACGAACCCGTCCGAAGCTGCCTTTGGAACGATTCGGGGGGATCTTGGTCGGGAATGGCCAGATGGACTACTCCGAAACGTTGTACACAGCTCTGATAGCGTTGAAAGTGCCGAACGAGAAATTAAAATTTGGTTCCCCGAATTAAGTTAA
- a CDS encoding helix-turn-helix domain-containing protein has product MDLWQLFLSSRQVRKVRFLEQIIAKSAVSPDDLAIRLATTNRQLKDLVEELNLEQQQFYNSSIDYYPFENRMIKLAKKVPVRTYVQFYLRLKSQYVNQSAVFKFLRFFLNTRKVGIIKLSHHFNYSQSYCYKLINKANGLLQRLNFNCRINKRLNYLLAEGDENQIRLLTYLLEITANQVVEATITPNGRPLALSHQLKTQTLLNVFDNAIKKGGLARQVPREELEVMVGVYQELHLGFRNHFSYLSKNAFSTEKMFFYLATMYYSPEILTPDLMRKVGERLGEYQNNRIITKAKRFLDTLVEKYAIPKKYYQLFLFHITLRLLVTKQLSLEVLFLATNSISDINANVRQLSRDVQRAYKNELPEKALEVFSFQIAELFYSYLSHLVVAPVKIAIYSSYSANYLMILKNILHGMYKKKAVLIVEKPADAEIIIADSAVDINDHQVLFYFEDVHHIETWKKLAVYIQTVLIKRRAQLNI; this is encoded by the coding sequence ATGGATTTATGGCAGTTATTTTTGTCTTCAAGACAGGTAAGAAAGGTTAGATTTCTTGAGCAAATCATTGCAAAATCAGCGGTCTCTCCCGATGACTTAGCAATCAGACTCGCAACTACCAACCGCCAACTAAAGGACCTGGTTGAAGAATTGAACCTTGAACAACAACAATTTTACAACAGCTCCATAGATTATTACCCGTTTGAAAATCGGATGATCAAGTTAGCGAAGAAAGTACCAGTGCGGACGTACGTCCAATTTTATCTGCGTTTAAAATCGCAATACGTTAATCAAAGTGCAGTTTTTAAATTTTTACGTTTTTTTTTAAACACTCGAAAGGTTGGAATAATAAAATTATCTCACCATTTTAATTATAGCCAATCCTATTGTTATAAGTTGATTAACAAAGCTAACGGTTTATTGCAACGCTTGAACTTTAACTGTCGGATTAATAAAAGGTTGAATTATTTATTGGCTGAAGGCGACGAGAATCAAATCCGGTTGTTGACTTATCTTCTTGAAATCACCGCTAACCAAGTCGTCGAGGCTACGATAACTCCCAATGGTCGTCCGTTGGCGCTTAGTCATCAGTTAAAAACGCAAACACTGTTAAACGTTTTTGATAACGCTATCAAAAAGGGTGGGCTTGCTAGACAAGTGCCCCGTGAAGAATTAGAAGTTATGGTCGGAGTTTATCAAGAATTACACTTAGGTTTCCGTAATCATTTTAGTTACCTAAGTAAAAATGCCTTTTCAACTGAAAAGATGTTTTTTTACTTGGCAACAATGTATTACTCACCAGAAATTTTAACGCCTGATTTAATGAGAAAAGTTGGTGAACGACTAGGAGAATACCAAAACAATCGAATCATAACTAAGGCAAAGCGTTTTTTAGACACACTAGTAGAAAAATATGCCATCCCTAAAAAGTATTACCAGCTTTTCTTGTTCCACATTACCTTGCGGCTATTGGTTACAAAACAACTGTCGTTAGAAGTGCTATTTTTGGCGACTAACTCAATTAGTGATATTAACGCAAACGTCCGGCAGCTTAGTAGAGATGTCCAAAGGGCGTACAAAAACGAGTTGCCGGAAAAAGCACTGGAGGTATTTAGTTTTCAAATCGCTGAACTTTTCTACTCGTACCTGAGCCATCTGGTAGTGGCACCAGTAAAAATTGCAATCTATTCCTCGTATAGCGCAAATTACTTGATGATACTGAAAAATATTCTTCACGGGATGTACAAAAAGAAAGCCGTTTTAATCGTGGAAAAACCAGCGGATGCAGAAATTATTATTGCGGATAGTGCGGTTGACATAAATGACCATCAAGTTCTTTTTTATTTTGAAGACGTGCACCATATCGAGACGTGGAAGAAGTTAGCGGTTTATATCCAAACGGTTTTGATTAAGCGAAGGGCGCAGTTAAATATCTAA